A single Methanofastidiosum sp. DNA region contains:
- a CDS encoding DUF2283 domain-containing protein has translation MGSQKINMIEGIKKIYSDVEFDYDEEVDVLYLSFGKPSKAISEDLGNGVIIRYNEENDNIVGMTLIGIKKRSTH, from the coding sequence ATGGGAAGCCAGAAAATAAATATGATTGAAGGCATAAAGAAAATTTACAGTGACGTTGAGTTTGATTACGATGAAGAAGTGGATGTCCTATACCTCAGTTTTGGAAAACCCTCAAAGGCAATTAGTGAGGATTTGGGAAATGGCGTTATAATAAGATATAATGAAGAAAACGATAATATTGTAGGAATGACCTTAATTGGTATAAAAAAAAGAAGCACACACTAA
- a CDS encoding ribulose-bisphosphate carboxylase, with amino-acid sequence MEKINEEQLIKTLNIHQNGYVNFDLPNPKNGEYLLGVFHLLSGGSLNILQAAAEVAAESSTGTNFNVKTETPFSKEMNALVYQIDQDKNLVWIAYPWRLFDRGGNVQNILTYVVGNVLGMKEVSALKLLDVWFPPAMLEQYDGPSYTLDDMRKYLNVYDRPILGTIIKPKMGLTSAEYAEAAYDFWVGGGDFVKNDEPQANQDFCPYDKMVKNVKEAMDKAVKETGEKKVHSFNVSAADYDTMIERCELIRNAGFEPGSYAFLIDGITAGWMAVQTLRRKYPDVFIHFHRAAHGAFTRPENPLGFSVLVLSKFARLAGASGIHTGTAGVGKMKGSPEEDIVAAVNILHFKDKGHFFEQEWSKIFEGDKDAVALAQADTAHHVILEDDSWRGMKKCCPIISGGLNPTLLKPFIDVMGNVDFITTMGAGCHAHPRGTTAGAKALVQACEAYQKGIDIREYAKSHKELEEAIEFFSKGKK; translated from the coding sequence ATCTCCTTGGAGTTTTTCATTTATTATCTGGAGGAAGCCTAAATATACTCCAAGCGGCAGCAGAAGTTGCAGCAGAGTCCTCCACAGGCACAAATTTCAATGTAAAAACAGAAACTCCCTTCTCAAAGGAGATGAACGCCCTAGTTTATCAAATTGATCAGGATAAGAATCTTGTCTGGATCGCCTATCCATGGAGGCTGTTTGACAGGGGAGGAAATGTACAGAATATATTGACTTATGTAGTTGGAAATGTCCTTGGGATGAAGGAAGTAAGTGCACTAAAGCTACTTGATGTCTGGTTTCCTCCAGCTATGCTTGAACAGTATGACGGGCCAAGCTATACTCTTGATGACATGCGAAAATATCTAAACGTCTACGATAGGCCAATTCTTGGAACTATTATTAAACCAAAAATGGGACTAACTTCGGCAGAGTATGCAGAAGCAGCCTATGATTTCTGGGTAGGTGGAGGAGATTTTGTTAAAAATGACGAGCCACAGGCTAACCAGGATTTCTGTCCATATGATAAGATGGTAAAGAATGTCAAAGAGGCGATGGACAAAGCGGTCAAGGAAACAGGGGAGAAAAAAGTCCACTCCTTTAATGTTTCTGCTGCAGATTATGACACGATGATTGAAAGATGCGAACTTATAAGAAATGCTGGATTTGAGCCTGGAAGTTACGCATTCTTAATTGATGGAATAACAGCTGGCTGGATGGCAGTCCAAACATTAAGGAGAAAATATCCTGATGTATTCATACACTTCCACAGAGCGGCACATGGCGCTTTTACTAGGCCAGAAAATCCTTTAGGATTTTCAGTATTGGTCCTCTCTAAATTTGCAAGACTTGCCGGCGCATCAGGGATCCATACTGGAACTGCGGGTGTTGGAAAGATGAAAGGTAGCCCAGAAGAAGATATAGTTGCTGCAGTTAATATTTTGCATTTTAAAGACAAAGGGCACTTCTTTGAGCAGGAATGGTCAAAGATATTTGAAGGTGACAAAGATGCCGTGGCTCTTGCTCAGGCAGATACTGCACACCACGTTATTTTAGAAGATGACAGCTGGAGAGGCATGAAAAAGTGCTGCCCAATTATCTCTGGAGGGCTAAACCCAACTTTACTAAAACCCTTTATCGACGTAATGGGAAATGTTGACTTTATCACAACAATGGGAGCAGGTTGTCACGCACATCCAAGAGGTACAACAGCCGGTGCAAAGGCACTGGTCCAGGCATGCGAAGCATATCAAAAAGGAATTGACATAAGAGAATACGCCAAGTCACACAAAGAGCTAGAAGAAGCTATTGAGTTCTTTTCAAAAGGAAAGAAGTGA